The bacterium region GCGATCGGACAAGCCTCTCCTCTCCTACCGCATATCCATTATGGCCGAGTACCTGTTCGAGTTCCTTTCCGCCCTCAATATCCCCAAGATTCTTCTGGTGGGAAGCTCGATGGGAGGATGGACAGCGGCTCACTTTGCCACAAATTATCCGGAGATGGTCGAAAAATTAGTTCTGGTGGACAGTGCCGGTTTTGCCCTGGAGAGGCCCCTCACGGCCCGGGAAAGAGAGCTGCTGAACGCGGTTACTCTTTCCTCATCCAGGAGCTTTGCCCGGGAGCTTTTTTTCTGTCCGGATTTCATCGAAGACCCCGGCTTGAAGATGCGTCTGAAAATGAAACTGAATTCCCATGAGCCTTATGTCATTGATCGGTTTCTGGACGCTATCGACCAGAAGCAGGACGTGGTGGACAATCGGCTTTCCCTGATCAAAGCCCCCACCCTCATCATCTGGGGAAGGGAGGACCGGCTTATTCCCGTAGACCATGCCCTGAGATTTCACCGGGAAATTGCAGGTTCAAAGCTGGTTATCTTCGATCAATGCGGCCATGTTCCCCAGGTGGAAATGGC contains the following coding sequences:
- a CDS encoding alpha/beta hydrolase, coding for MGKLAGRGEIEIKSGAGVESAESISRKINKMINLCSRIPFGDCLADLAVGLRYRWTGVKPRKISLYKMKLYYLEAGKGPHLVLLHGLGASSLGWILNIRSLRKKFHVLAPDQIGSGRSDKPLLSYRISIMAEYLFEFLSALNIPKILLVGSSMGGWTAAHFATNYPEMVEKLVLVDSAGFALERPLTARERELLNAVTLSSSRSFARELFFCPDFIEDPGLKMRLKMKLNSHEPYVIDRFLDAIDQKQDVVDNRLSLIKAPTLIIWGREDRLIPVDHALRFHREIAGSKLVIFDQCGHVPQVEMAARFNQEILDFLAD